GGGGACGTCGGCTGCCCTACGGGCTGCCCTTGAAGGCACTGCCGTATGGCACGGGACCTCTGCCGACGCTCTAGCGCTCGTACCGCTGAGGGGTGTCCCTCCGGTCGTCGTACGCGATGTGCCGTACGGCCAGGGAAGGCTTGTCGGGTCGGAGCCGATCGGGCCACCGACCGGGCATCCTCATACGTGCGGCCCGACGAATATTCGGCAGGCGCATTACCACCATACCCCGGAATCGTGCACATGCGATGGCCGATTCGGTCACGTTGTGGTTGTCACAGTGCCGGGCGTGGTCCCGTACGGCTCTGTTGTCACACTGACTGACCAGGGACTTCCACCGTGCGGGGAGCGGGCTATTGTGCGCTTCATGACGACCTCTGACAAGCCTGAGAACACCGCCGCCGCCACCGGTATCGCCACCCAGGGCTGGGCGACGGCCGCCGCCGACCCGCAGTACCGGGCCGCCGTCGTGGACCTGCTCGGTGCGCTGGCGTACGGCGAGCTGGCGGCGTTCGAGCGGCTCGCCGAGGACGCGAAGCTGGCGCCCACGCTGGAGGACAAGGCGGAGCTGGCGAAGATGGCGTCGGCCGAGTTCCACCACTTCGAGCGGCTGCGCGACCGGCTCACGGAGATCGGCGAGGAGCCGACGTCGGCGATGCAGCCGTTCGTCGCCGCGCTCGACGGCTTCCACCGGCAGACGGCCCCCTCGGACTGGCTGGAGGGCCTCGTCAAGGCGTACGTCGGCGACTCGATCGCCAGCGACTTCTACCGCGAGGTCGCGGTGCGCCTGGACAACGACAGCCGCGCCCTGGTGCTGGCCGTGCTCGACGACACCGGACACGCCGGCTTCGCGGTGGACCGGGTGCGGGCCGCGATCGACGCGGAGCCGCGGGTCGGCGGACGGCTCGCGCTGTGGGCGCGGCGGCTGATGGGCGAGGCGCTGTCGCAGTCCCAGCGGGTGGTCGCGGACCGCGACGCGCTGTCGACGATGCTCGTGGGCGGCGTCGCGGACGGCTTCGACCTCGCCGAGGTGGGCCGGATGTTCTCCCGCATCACCGAGGCGCACACCAAGCGGATGGCCGCGCTGGGGCTGGCGGCGTAACCGCCGGTCCCACGCGGGGGGCTCGGGCCTACGCCGGGGCCGATTGTCGCCGGAGGCGGCCGGCCGGCCGCAGCAGCAGGGAGAGCGAGGCGGCGGAGACGATCCCCGCGCCGAGGAGGCTCGGCAGGACGGTGTCGGGGCCCAGTGCGCTGTGGGTGACGAAGTCACCGAACAGGGCTCCGGCGACGCCCGTCGCGAGGACGAGCGTACGGATCGGCAGGCGGTGGGAGAGGCGGTTGACCGCCGCCCACGCGAGCACGAGACCGAACACAGCGGAGCCGAGCACTTCCAAGATCATGTGGGTCCCTCCCGGACGGCGGAGCTGTGCACCAAGGTCGTAGCCGGTCATTACCCGTGACCTGCGGAACGCAATCCTCCCCTGTGCTCGGGTTGTGCTCCATCTGTGGAGGCGCGCGGCGGGGGCGCGCCGGGGTTGTGCGGTCGGGTCAGCCGAGGTTGTGCGGTGGTCGTGCGAGAGGGGCCCGGTGACCGTCCGGTCGCCGGGCCCCTCCCCTGTCCGCTTCGCCTACAGTGCGCCGAAGCCCACCTTGCGCGGGGCGGCCTCGCCCAGCTCGACGTAGGCCAGACGGTCGGCCGGAACCAGGACCTTGCGGCCGTGCTGGTCCACGAGGCTGAGCAGCTGCGACTTCCCGGCGAGTGCGTCGGCCACCACGCGCTCGACCTCCTCGGGAGTCTGACCGCTCTCCAGAACGATCTCGCGGGGCGCGTGCTGCACGCCGATCTTGACCTCCACGGCTATGTCCCTCCGACGGTCATGGGGTGCGCGGGCGTCCGCGCCGTACGCTGCACACATTAGCCCGGTGAGGCGACGTACACGGTGCGGCCGTCCACGCCAGGAGCGAACAACGGGCGGGAACAAACAGCAGGGTGGCCCCTGCGGGGGCGGTGCGGGTCAGTGCTGATCGGTGCCGTGCAGCGGGAAACCGGCGATGCCGCGCCAGGCCAGCGAGGCCAGCAACTGCACCGCCTGGTCGCGCGGGACGCTGCGGTCGCTGTGCAGCCAGGACCGGGCCACGACCTGCGCGAGGCCGCCCAGACCCGAGGCGAGCAGCATGGACTCCGCGCTGGACAGACCGGTGTCCTCGGCGATGACCTCGCAGATCGCCTCGGCGCACTCGGTGGTGACCTTGTCGACGCGCTCGCGCACCGCGGGCTCGTTCGTCAGGTCCGACTCGAAGACCAGCCGGAAGGCGCCGCCGTCGTCCTCGATGTACGCGAAGTACGCGTCCATCGTGGCCCGCACGCGCTGCTTGTTGTCGGTCGTCGACGCGAGCGCGCCGCGCACGGCCTGGATCAGGGACTCGCAGTGCTGGTCCAGCAGGGCGAGGTAGAGGTCGAGCTTGCCGGGGAAGTGCTGGTAGAGCACCGGCTTGCTGACGCCGGCCCGCTCGGCGATGTCGTCCATCGCGGCCGAGTGGTAGCCCTGTGCGACGAAGACCTCCTGGGCGGCGCCCAGCAACTGGTTCCGTCGGGCACGGCGCGGCAGGCGGGTGCCTCGCGGGCGCGCTGCCTCTGTCTGCTCGATGGCTGTCACGCCGCCTCCCAAAATCGTCCTCTTGCGGTGAGCGCCGCGCCGCCATCGTACTTTTCAGTAACCGTGGTGTGCGCGGTGCGAGCGCAGAATTTCACGGACCGGACGACGGCAAAAGCGGTAAAGACGGTTTTTGACCGGTACGTTCCGGGCATACTTCGGCCCGCTGTGGCTCGGCGCCGGTCGGCGAGACCAGGCAGCGGTGCCGGTCGGCGGTGCCGCCGGTCAGCGATAGTCGTCCTCGTCGAGCGAGACGACGCGAGCCTGTTCGATCAGATCGGCTTCGTTGGCCCGGGAGGGGTCCACGTCCACGTCCTTCAGGGGGGCGTCGCGCTCCGGTGTGACGTCCGTGTTCTGCTCGGCGGCGTCGTTCTCCGGGGCCTCGACGTCGATCTCCCCGAAGTCGTCGTCCTCCTCTTCGAACGTCTCAGGGTCGGTGGGGTCAACGGCCATGGTGGGCTCCCTTCCTCCGAACGTCCCTGCGAGCTGCAGGGTCACCACGGGTGCCCTCGGTACGAGCCTAGGAGAGACCCGTTTCGGGCGCTATGCGGCCGGTGTGACGAGTGCCCCTGATTCGCGCCGGTATGGCGTCGGTGCGGTGTCGGTGCCGGGCCGGAGGGGTGTCGGTCGCGACATACGTGCGACCCGCGCGTGTGACGGCGAACACACCAGGGCGTGCGTGATCGTCTCGTAACATTGCCGCATGTCTTCGACCGAGCTGCCCTCCGTGCCGCCCACCAGTGTGCTGCCGAAGGCCACTGCCGTGCGGGTCGCCGAGGGTGAGCGGCTCCGGTCGGTGGGGCTGCCGGGCGTCACCCTGGCGATCCGTTCCAGGCCGCCCGCGCGCGAGGGGCTCGAGCCCGCGCTGTACGTGCACGGCCTGGGCGGTTCCTCGCAGAACTGGTCGGCGCTGATGGCGCTGCTCGACGGGGTCGTGGAGAGCGAGGCCGTCGATCTGCCGGGCTTCGGCGACTCCCCGCCACCGGACGACGGCAACTACTCGATCACGGCACACACGCGTGCCGTGATCCGCTATCTGGACTCCACCGGCCGCGGGCCCGTCCACCTCTTCGGCAACTCCCTCGGCGGCGCGGTGTCCACGCGGGTCGCCGCCGTCCGGCCCGACCTCGTGCGGACGCTGACGCTGATCTCGCCCGCGCTGCCCGAGCTGCGCGTCCAGCGGACCGCGCTGCCCACGGGGCTGGTCGGCCTGCCCGGCGTCGCCGCGCTCTTCAGCCGGTTCACCCGCGAGTGGACGGCCGAGCAGCGCGTCCGAGGCGTCACGGCGCTCTGTTACGGCGATCCGGGGCGGGTCTCGCCGGAGGCGTTCCAGCACGCGGTGGAGGAGCTGGAGCGGCGGATGCGACTGCCGTACTTCTGGGACGCGTTGACGCGCTCCACGCGCGGGCTGCTCAGCGCGTACACGCTGGGCGGCCAGCACGGGCTGTGGCGCCAGGCCGAACGCGTCCTCGCCCCGACGCTCCTCGTCTACGGCGGCCGCGACCAGCTCGTCGGCTTCCGCATGGCCGCGCGAGCCGCCCGCACCTACCGCGACTGCCGCCTGGTCACGCTGCCGGACGCCGGGCACGTGGCGATGATGGAGTACCCCGAGACGGTGGCGACGGCGGTCCGGGAGCTCATCGCCGAGACCGCGCCCACGACCGAGACCGCGGGGGGCTGAGGCCGACGTGGGACGCCACAGCCGGCGTGGACCCGCGCCCAAGGGCACCGCGAAAGGCGCCGCCAAGGGCGCGTCGCAGGAGGCGCCCTCAGGGCCTCCTCAGGGGGACACCCGGGGTGCCCGCACCGAGACTCCGCCCCTGGGCTACGACGGCACCCCCGGGACCCCCGCGCACGGAGCGCCCCGCTTCCCCGACGGGACCCCCGCCCACGGATTCCCGCAGGTGCGGGGCGGTCACCCCGAACAGCGTGAAACCGGGGGCGGCTGGGGTGACTTGAGCGGACGCCGGACGGGTACCGGGCAGCCCGTGATACCACGTCAGCGACAGATGCCCCCGGGAAGCGGGCGCCAGGGTCCCCGTCAGAGCCTGCGCCAGGACTACGTCGACGCGTTCGACGAGGTCGACGACGCCTTCCCGCGCGCGGGGACGCCGTACGCACCCCCACGCGCGCATACGCAGGACCCTTACGCCTCCCTCGACACCTCCTTCGACACCTCCGTCACCGACAGGGGCACCGGCGAGCCCGGGTCCGTCCAGGGCGCGAAGGGCTCCAAGGGCACCAAGGGGCGGACGTTCGTCGGTATCGCGGCCGCCGCCGTCACCACCGTGCTGGCCGTCGTGGTGGCCGTGCAGGTCACCGGCGGGCGGGACGGCGACGCCGTCGTGTCGCAGTCCGCGACCGACCAGGCGGCCCGGGAGGCCGTCGACGGCACCGCGCGCGGGGACGACCGGCCGCGCCCGTCCGCGTCCCCCAGCGCGGCCGCGCTGACGTACGCGCAGAAGATGGACACCCGGTACGCGCTGGGCGCCAAGCTCAAGGGGTCGGGGAAGTTCGACGCGATCGTCGGCGTCGCCAAGGCGCCCGGCAAGGGGCAGAAGTACACCTACCGGGTGGACGTGGAGCAGGGCCTCGGGCTCGACGGCGAACTCTTCGCGCAGGCCGTGCAGAAGACGCTCAACGACCAACGCAGTTGGGCCCACAACGGCGCCCGCACCTTCGAGCGGATCCACTCGGGCAGACCGGACTTCGTCATCACTCTCGCCAGTCCCGGCACCACCGCCTTCTGGTGCGCCAAGTCGGGCCTGGACACCACCGAGGACAACGTCTCCTGCGACTCGGCCGCCACCGAGCGCGTGATGATCAACGCCTACCGGTGGGCGCAGGGCTCGAAGACCTACGGCGACGAGATGTACGCCTACCGGCAGATGCTGATCAATCACGAGGTCGGCCACCGGCTCGGCTACAGCCATGTCACGTGCGACAAGGACGGCGACCTCGCGCCCGTCATGCAGCAGCAGACGAAATTCCTCGACCACGACGGGATCCACTGCCTGCCCAACGCCTGGCCGTATCCCAAGAGTTGACCCTCGGAGCCGACCCTCACGGGTGGGCAGATGTCTCATGGATCACGTTGACATGCCCAGAAAGTTCCTCCATATTGCTGCGCATGTGGTCCAGTCCTCTCGTCGACAGCAGCGCCGCCCTTCAGCTGGCGCTCATCGGCGTGACCGCGCTCTGCGTGGCGGACATTCTCTGTAGCTGACGCCCGCCTCTGGCGTTCGCGTCGCGACCCTTTCTCCCCCTCCGTGACTCGGTCACGGTTTTTTCGACGACCTGACGCCGGGCAGACGTCTGCTCATTCCTGTCTCACCCCTCGTCATTCCGTCTCATTATTTGAGAGGTCGTCTTCGATGCGTCATCCGTCCCGTACAGCGCGCCGCGTGGCCGCGGTGTCCGTCAGCCTGGTGGTGGCAGCGGGTGCCGCCGCCTGCGGGCCCGAGGACAACGATGCCAAGGCCGCCGGCAGCGACTCCGCACCGCATCAGGGCGGCACGCTGACGATCCTGAACCGCAACCCGCAGCAGGACTTCGACCCGGCCCGCCTGTACACCTCAGGCGGCGGCAAGGTCCCCTCCCTGGTCTTCAGAACGCTCACCACGCGCAACCGCGAGAACGGCGCCCCGGGCGCGAAGGTCGTCCCCGACCTGGCCACCGACACCGGGCGCCCGAACAAGGACGCCACGGTGTGGACGTACACCCTCAAGGAGGGCCTGAAGTACGAGGACGGGACCGCGATCACCTCGGCCGACATCAAATACGGCATCGAGCGGTCCTTCGCCCCCGAGCTCTCCGGCGGCGCGCCCTACCTGCGGGACTGGCTGGTCGGCGCGGCCGACTACCAGGGGCCGTACAAGGACCCCAAAGGGCTCACGGCCATCGAGACGCCGGACAGCCGGACCATCGTCTTCCATCTCGACAAGCCCGAGGGCGAGTTCCCCTACCTGGCCACGCAGACGCAGTTCGCGCCCGTCCCGAAGGCCAAGGACACCGGCACCAAGTACGAGGAGCACCCGGTCTCGTCCGGCCCGTACAAGGTCGTCAGGAACGAGAACGACGGTGAGCGGCTCACCCTGGAGCGCAACACCTACTGGTCCGCGAAGACGGACGCCGAGCGCAAGGCGTACCCCGACACGATCGACGTACGGTCCGGGCTCGACTCCTCGGTGATCAACCAGCGGCTGTCCGCGTCCCAAGGGGCGGACGCCACCGCCATCACCACGGACACCAACCTCGGCCCGGCCGAACTCGCCAAGGTCAGCGGCGACAAGCAGCTCGCCGCGCGCGTGGGCACCGGCCGCTTCGGCTACACGAACTACATCGCCTTCAACCCGAAGGTGAAGCCGTTCGACGACGTCAGGGTGCGGCAGGCGGTCGCGTACGCCATCGACCGGTCGTCGGTCGTCAACGCGGCGGGCGGGTCCTCGCTCGCCGAGGCCGCCACCACCTTCCTGCCGAGCCAGAAGTCCTTCGGCTACGAGCCCTACGACCTCTTCCCGGCCGGCGCCACCGGTGACGCGGCGAAGGCCAGGGAACTGCTGAAGTCGGCCGGCCACCCGAACGGGCTGACCGTCACCCTCACGCACTCCAACAGCCAGGACTTCGAGACCAGCCCGGAGATCGCGACCGCCGTACAGGACGCGCTCAAGAAGGCCGGCATCACCGTCAGGCTGCAGGGCCTGGAGGACAACGACTACTCCGACACCATCCACGACGTGAAGAAGGAGCCCGGCTTCTTCCTGGCCCACTGGGGCGCCGACTGGCCCTCGGGCGGCCCGTTCCTCGCCCCGATCTTCGACGGCCGGCAGATCGTCAATGATGGAGCCAACTTCAACACGGGCATCCTCAACGACAAGTCGATCAATGCGGAGATTGACGCGATCAACAGGTTGACGGATCTTGACGCCGCCGCCAAGCGGTGGGGTGCACTGGACAAGAAGATCGGCGCACAGGCGCTGACCGTCCCGCTGTTCCACCCCGTCTACAAGCGGCTGTACGGCGCGGACGTCCGCAACATCGTCATCAGCGACTGGGACGGCGTCCTGGACCCGTCGCAGGTCGCGGTCGAGTAGCGCCGTGAGCGAGACCCTCCTCGTCGCCGAGACCCCCGGCACGGACCCCGCGTCCGCGCCCGGGGCCTCGGGGGCCCGTCAGTTCTGGCGGCGGCTGCGGGCGCAGCGCGCCGCCCTCGGCGCGGCGGTCGTCGTCGCGCTGCTCGTCCTGGTCGCGCTCGCCGCGCCGCTGCTCACCGCCATCGAGGGCCAGGACCCGACCACCTACCACCCCTCCCTCATCGACTCCGCGCGCGGGGGCGTGCCCGTCGGGCCGCTCGGCGGCATCAGCGGCGACCACTGGCTCGGCGTCGAACCGCAGACCGGCCGCGACCTGTTCGCCCGGCTCGTCCACGGCGCCCGGGTGTCGCTGGGCGTCGCGCTGGCCGCGACCGTCGTCCAGGTCGTCATCGGCGTCACCATGGGCATCGCTTCGGCACTCGGCAACCGATGGGTTGATCAACTGTTGAGCCGGATCACCGACATCTTCATCGCCCTGCCGCTGATGATCATGTCGTTGGCGCTGCTCGCGATCGTCCCGGCGAGCTTTCCCCGGCCCGTCCTGGTCACCCTGGTCATCGGCCTGCTCTCCTGGGGCAACATCGCCAAGGTGGTGCGCGCCCAGACGCTCACTCTCAAGGGCCTCGATCACGTAGCGGCGGCGCGGCTCAGCGGCTGGGGCACCTGGCGCATCGCCCGCCGCGAACTGCTGCCCGGGCTCGCCGCCCCCGTCATCACGTACGCGGCCCTGCTCGTGCCGCAGAACATCACCGTCGAGGCAGCCCTTTCCTTCCTCGGCGTCGGCGTGAAGCCGCCCACGCCGTCCTGGGGGCAGATGCTCACCGCCGCCGACGTCTGGTACCAGGCGGCCCCGCAGTACCTGCTGCTGCCCGCCGGCCTGCTCTTCACGACCGTCCTCGCGCTGACCGTCCTCGGCGACGGCGTGCGCACCGCGCTCGACCCGCGCGCGGCGTCCCGGCTGCGGGTCGGGACGGGCCGCAGGCGCGAGCACAAGGCGGACGGGACCGGTGACAAGGCGGACCGGACCGCTCCGGTGGTTCCCGCGCGGAAGGAGGCCTCCTCATGAGCGGCTTCGGCGGCTTCGTGCTGCGGCGCGCGATCGGCACCGCGCTCACCCTGTTCGCCATCTCGGTGATCGTCTACGTCGTCTTCTACGTCACTCCCGGCAACGTCGCCCAGATCACCTGCGGCCCCCGGTGTTCGCCGGAACAGGTGCAGCAGGTCGCCGGGCAACTGCGCCTCGACGAACCCCTGTACGTGCGCTACTGGCACTTCCTGGAGGGCCTCGTCGCCGGCCAGGACTACTCCACGGGCACCTCTGTGGAGCGCTGTCCGGCGCCCTGCCTGGGGCTGTCGTACCAGAGCGACCAGCAGGTCGCCGGGCTGATCCTGACCAAGCTGCCGGTGAGCCTGTCGCTCGTCTTCGGCGCGATGGCGGTGTGGCTGGTCCTCGGCGTCGGCACGGGCGTGCTCTCGGCGTGGCGGCGCGGCCGGCTCACCGAGCGCGTGCTGACCGGCGTCACGCTCGCGGGCGTCGCCACCCCCGTCTTCGTGATCGGCCTCGTGCTGATGATCGTCGTCTGCGGGCAGTTGCGGCTGCTGCCCTTCCCGCAGTACGTGAACCTCACCGACGACCCCGAGCAGTGGGCGTGGAACCTGCTCCTGCCGTGGCTCTCGCTCGCCCTGATCGAGGCCGCCTCGTTCGCCCGGCTGACCCGGTCGTCGATGCTGGAGACCCTCGCCGAGGACCACATCCGCACCTTCCGCGCGTACGGCGTCGGCGAGCGGTCGATCATCGGGCGGCACGCGCTGCGCGGGGCGTTCGCGCCGGTCATCGCGCTGAACGCGAACAACTTCGGCTCCGCGGTCGGCGGCGCGGTGCTCACCGAGACCCTCTTCGGACTCCCCGGCATCGGACAGGAACTGGTGCACGCGGTCAACGTCGTCGACCTGCCGGTCGTCGTCGGGATGGTCCTGGTCATCGGTTTCTTCGTGGTTCTCGCCAACGCCGTCGCGGACGTCCTGTACGCGGTGGCCGACCGACGGGTGGTGCTCGCATGAGCCTGGTGGACGTCACGGACCTGACGGTCGCCTTCGGCGCGCTGCGCGCCGTCGACGGCCTCTCCTTCCGCCTGGAGAAGGGCGCCGCCCTCGGCCTGGTCGGCGAGTCCGGCTCCGGCAAGTCCACGGTCGCCTCGGCCCTGCTGGGGCTGCACCGGGGCACGGGGGCGCGGGTGGGCGGCTCGATCGAGGTCGCCGGAGTGGACGTACAGGAGGCGTCCGACGAGGCGCTACGGCGGCTGCGGGGCGCGAAGGCGGCGATGGTCTTCCAGGACCCGCTGTCCTCCCTCGACCCGTACTACGCGATCGGCGACCAGATCGCCGAGGTCCACCGCGTGCACACGCGTGTGTCGCGACGTGCGGCACGCGCGCGTGCGGTGGAGGTGCTGGAGCGAGTTGGAATTCCGGACGCGGTACGGCGGTCCCGGTCGCGCCCGCACGAGTTCAGCGGCGGCATGCGCCAGCGCGCCCTCATCGCCATGGCGCTGGCCTGCGAGCCCGACCTGCTGATCGCCGACGAGCCGACGACCGCGCTCGACGTGACCGTCCAGGCCCAGATCCTCGACCTGCTGCACACCCTGCGCGAGGAGACCGGCATGGGGCTGCTGCTGGTCACGCACGACGTGGGCGTGGCGGCGGAGAGCGTCGACGAGGTGCTCGTCATGCGGCACGGGCGGCTCGTCGAGCACGGTCCGGCGGGCGCAGTGCTGGCGACGCCCGCGCAGGCGTACACGCGCGAACTGCTGGGCGCGGTGCCGCGGGTGGACGCGAGGAGAGAGGACGCGCGGGGCGAGGGGGCCGGTGTCTTTGGGGAGGTGGTGCTCGAAGCGACCGGGCTGCGGCGCGAGTTCGGGCGCGGGAAGCGGGCGTTCGCGGCCGTGGACGGCGTGTCGCTGACGGTCCGCCGGGGCGAGACCCTCGGCGTCGTCGGCGAGAGCGGCAGCGGTAAGACGACGCTGGGCCGGATGCTGGTCGGGCTGCTCACGCCGACGGCGGGCGAGGTCCGCTACGCGGGACAGGTGTCGTCGGGCGTGCACCCGACCGTGCAGATGGTCTTCCAGGATCCCGTCTCCTCCCTCAACCCCCGCCGCAGCGTGGGCGAGTCCATCGCCGACCCGCTCCGCGCGCGGGGCGAACGGGACGAGAAACGCATCAGGGGGCGTGTGACGGAACTGCTGGAGCGCGTGGGGCTCGAAACGGCGCACTACGACCGCTACCCGCACGAGTTCAGCGGCGGTCAGCGCCAGCGCGTGGGCATCGCGCGGGCGCTCGCGGCCGACCCGCACGTCATCGTCTGCGACGAACCGGTCTCCGCGCTCGACGTGACCACCCAGGCCCAGGTCGTCGCCCTGCTCGGCGAACTGCGGCGCGAACTCGGCCTCGCCCTCGTCTTCGTCGCCCATGACCTGGCCGTGGTGCGCCAGGTCAGCGACCGGGTCGCGGTGATGCGGCACGGCCGCGTCGTCGAGGAGGGCCCCGCCGACGAGGTGTACGAGTCGCCACGGCACCCGTACACCAGGCAGCTCCTGGCCGCCGTACCGGCGCTCGACCCGGCGGTCGCGGCGCGGCGGCGCGCGCAACGGCGGGAGCCGGCCGTGGCCTGAGGTCCGGTGGCGTTCGGCGTCGGTCGGCGTCGGTCGGTGTCGGTCGGTGTCGTTCGACGGCGGCCGTGGGACGCGCGTGTGTGACGTGTGTGGCGTAACGTTTCGCGGTCGGATGATCTCCTAGCGCGACCGAACGCGACCCGCACGGGAAAGTTACGACCGTTCACCCCTTTTGGTGGTGCGACGGACAACCGTCCATCGCACCACCGCCTTGTCCGCATACGTTCGTCCCGCTGCGAGCCGCCGGGTCAACGGCGGCTCCCCAAACGGGAGATCGGGGGTGCGCGTGCGCATCGGACTGCTTACGGAGGGTGGCTATCCGTATGTGAGCGGTGACGCCGGGGTGTGGTGCGACCGGCTCGTGCGCGGGCTCGGGCAGCACGAGTTCGACGTCTACGCGCTCAGCCGCGCCGAACACCAGGAGGACGCGGGCTGGGTCGAGCTTCCGCCGCAGGTCAGCCGGGTGCGCACGGCGCCGCTGTGGACGGCCGAGGACGACGGGGTCGCGTACGGCCGGCGCGCGCGCCGTCGCTTCGGCGAGTTCTACGGCGAACTCGTGACCGCTCTGTGCGAGGGCGAGTCCCCGGACCCGGCGGACTCCTCGGGGGCCGGTTCGGCCGCCCAGGCGGACCGTTTCGCCACCGCGCTGTACGGCCTCGCCGAACTCGCCCGGGACGAGGGCGGACTGGTGGGAGCGCTCCGCTCGGAAGGCGCCGTGCGCGCACTGGAACGCGCCTGCCGCGCGCCCGGCGCGCTGCGCACGGCGCGTGAGGCGCGCGTACCGGACCTGCTCGCCGTCGCCGCACACCTCGAACGCGCCCTGCGCCCCCTCTCGCTCGACTGGTACGAGGACGAGGCGGGCGACGGGGGAGAGGGCCTCGGCGCGGTCGACCTGTGCCACGCCGCGTCCGGCGGCCCGGCGGCCCTGCCCGGGCTGCTCGCCCGGCACTTCTTCGACGTGCCGCTGCTGGTCACCGAGTACGGGGTACGGCTGCGGACGCACTATCTGAGCTCCGCCGAGGCCCCCGCCGTACGCGCCCTGCTCGCCGCCTTCCACGGCCGGCTCGCGGCCGAGGTCTACCGGCGGGCGGGGTGCGTCACGCCGGGCAACACGCACGCCCGCCGCTGGCAGGAGCGGTGCGGCGCCGACCGCGCCAAACTGCGCACCGTCTACCCGGGCATGGAGGCGTCCCGCTTCGCCGAGGTGGGCGACGCCCCCGACACCGCCGACCCGCACACCCTGGTCTGGGTCGGCCGGGTGGAACCGGCGAAGGACCTGGTGTCGCTGCTGCACGCCTTCGCGGAGATCCGCAAGGAGGAGCCCCGGACACGCCTGCGGATCATCGGCGCACCGGCAGGGACGGAGGGCCGTGCCTACCTCGGCGACTGCCGGATGCTGGCCGCACAGCTCTTCCCCGACGAGGCGGACGGACCGCACGCCGTCGGCGACAACCCGGTCTCCTTCGAGGAGATCGGCGGCCCGGAGGCGCCCAGCCTGGCCGAGGCGTACGCGGCCGGTGCGGTCGTCGTCCTGTCCAGCGTCGTCGAGGGGTTCCCGGTCGGCCTGGTCGAGGCGATGTTCTGCGGCCGGGCGACCGTGTCGACCGACGTCGGCGCGGTGGTCGAGGTGATCGGCGGCACGGGACTGGTCGTCCCGCCGCGCAATCCACGGGCGCTCGCGGAGGCGTGCGTGGCGCTGCTGCGCGACCCCGAGCGCCGTGCGCGCCTGGGCGCGGCGGCCCGCGCCCGCGCCCTCGAACTGTTCACGGTCGAGCAGAACATCGAGGCGTTCCACGACATCTACCTGGAGCTCGTCTCCCAGGCGCCGGTACCGCGATTCCTCCTCGACGACGACGGCGAACCCCGGCCGTTCGCCGTCCCGGCCGAGGCGCGGCTGCCGGGCCTGTGGACCGACCTGGGCACGCGGGTCACCGCCCGGCCCAGCCCGGGCTGGGCGG
The Streptomyces sp. NBC_01485 genome window above contains:
- a CDS encoding ABC transporter permease — translated: MSGFGGFVLRRAIGTALTLFAISVIVYVVFYVTPGNVAQITCGPRCSPEQVQQVAGQLRLDEPLYVRYWHFLEGLVAGQDYSTGTSVERCPAPCLGLSYQSDQQVAGLILTKLPVSLSLVFGAMAVWLVLGVGTGVLSAWRRGRLTERVLTGVTLAGVATPVFVIGLVLMIVVCGQLRLLPFPQYVNLTDDPEQWAWNLLLPWLSLALIEAASFARLTRSSMLETLAEDHIRTFRAYGVGERSIIGRHALRGAFAPVIALNANNFGSAVGGAVLTETLFGLPGIGQELVHAVNVVDLPVVVGMVLVIGFFVVLANAVADVLYAVADRRVVLA
- a CDS encoding ABC transporter ATP-binding protein gives rise to the protein MSLVDVTDLTVAFGALRAVDGLSFRLEKGAALGLVGESGSGKSTVASALLGLHRGTGARVGGSIEVAGVDVQEASDEALRRLRGAKAAMVFQDPLSSLDPYYAIGDQIAEVHRVHTRVSRRAARARAVEVLERVGIPDAVRRSRSRPHEFSGGMRQRALIAMALACEPDLLIADEPTTALDVTVQAQILDLLHTLREETGMGLLLVTHDVGVAAESVDEVLVMRHGRLVEHGPAGAVLATPAQAYTRELLGAVPRVDARREDARGEGAGVFGEVVLEATGLRREFGRGKRAFAAVDGVSLTVRRGETLGVVGESGSGKTTLGRMLVGLLTPTAGEVRYAGQVSSGVHPTVQMVFQDPVSSLNPRRSVGESIADPLRARGERDEKRIRGRVTELLERVGLETAHYDRYPHEFSGGQRQRVGIARALAADPHVIVCDEPVSALDVTTQAQVVALLGELRRELGLALVFVAHDLAVVRQVSDRVAVMRHGRVVEEGPADEVYESPRHPYTRQLLAAVPALDPAVAARRRAQRREPAVA
- a CDS encoding glycosyltransferase gives rise to the protein MSGDAGVWCDRLVRGLGQHEFDVYALSRAEHQEDAGWVELPPQVSRVRTAPLWTAEDDGVAYGRRARRRFGEFYGELVTALCEGESPDPADSSGAGSAAQADRFATALYGLAELARDEGGLVGALRSEGAVRALERACRAPGALRTAREARVPDLLAVAAHLERALRPLSLDWYEDEAGDGGEGLGAVDLCHAASGGPAALPGLLARHFFDVPLLVTEYGVRLRTHYLSSAEAPAVRALLAAFHGRLAAEVYRRAGCVTPGNTHARRWQERCGADRAKLRTVYPGMEASRFAEVGDAPDTADPHTLVWVGRVEPAKDLVSLLHAFAEIRKEEPRTRLRIIGAPAGTEGRAYLGDCRMLAAQLFPDEADGPHAVGDNPVSFEEIGGPEAPSLAEAYAAGAVVVLSSVVEGFPVGLVEAMFCGRATVSTDVGAVVEVIGGTGLVVPPRNPRALAEACVALLRDPERRARLGAAARARALELFTVEQNIEAFHDIYLELVSQAPVPRFLLDDDGEPRPFAVPAEARLPGLWTDLGTRVTARPSPGWAAGPPVRGTSPVAATEGAR